A region of Moorena producens PAL-8-15-08-1 DNA encodes the following proteins:
- a CDS encoding DUF5615 family PIN-like protein, giving the protein MTINYLLDEHIPLSYRTQMLRRYPQLKVWAIGDPNTPPKGTSDPDILRWCEDNGFILVTNNRKTMPVHLKDHLAAGLHVPGIFIINEDMSMGQIMEELIIIAEASIEDEYKDQISFMPLL; this is encoded by the coding sequence ATGACAATTAACTATCTACTGGATGAACATATTCCGTTAAGTTATCGCACACAGATGTTGCGACGCTATCCTCAATTAAAAGTCTGGGCGATTGGCGACCCGAATACACCACCCAAAGGTACTTCTGACCCAGATATTCTCAGATGGTGTGAGGATAATGGCTTTATTCTTGTCACTAATAACCGTAAAACTATGCCTGTTCATTTAAAAGACCATCTGGCAGCAGGTCTTCATGTGCCAGGGATATTCATCATCAATGAGGACATGAGTATGGGTCAAATTATGGAGGAATTAATAATTATTGCTGAAGCCTCAATAGAGGATGAATATAAAGACCAAATTAGTTTTATGCCTCTACTTTAG
- a CDS encoding DUF29 family protein yields MTQELIDLKTSILEGRYADALAIVDELEGMSKQAILRNIDSFIVRLFIHLIKNQVEQRLTNYWVASIASSILEIKKLNLKDNKTSYYIKPDQWQPRLEEALEAAIAPASLEVFNGQLRRSQLSQRLDKPQLILTANSLLSLTYRYSAKELPAVLDDYLTELPGGEKWGRET; encoded by the coding sequence ATGACACAAGAACTTATAGACCTCAAAACTAGCATTTTAGAAGGACGATACGCAGATGCTTTAGCAATTGTCGATGAATTAGAAGGGATGAGTAAACAGGCAATTTTGCGTAATATTGATTCGTTCATAGTCAGGCTATTTATCCACTTAATTAAAAATCAAGTAGAGCAGCGTTTAACTAATTATTGGGTAGCTTCAATTGCTAGTTCAATTCTGGAAATTAAAAAGCTTAATCTTAAAGATAATAAGACTTCTTATTATATTAAACCTGATCAATGGCAGCCCAGATTAGAGGAAGCACTAGAAGCAGCGATCGCTCCTGCTAGTCTGGAAGTTTTCAATGGACAGTTAAGGCGGTCTCAACTTTCCCAGAGATTGGATAAACCACAGCTGATTTTGACTGCCAATAGTTTACTTAGTCTCACTTACCGCTATTCAGCTAAAGAACTACCAGCCGTTTTAGATGATTATTTAACTGAATTACCAGGTGGGGAAAAGTGGGGTAGGGAGACGTAG
- a CDS encoding DUF433 domain-containing protein, translating to MQLEDYFDFLAPDDIRIKGTRIGIEHIIYQYIHRAQTPEAIAERYRTVTLEQVYATILYYLHNKVSVSAYIADWLAWSHQMREQQRKNPPPFIEKLRKFKAEKDAAYQNKTKTIEAS from the coding sequence ATGCAACTAGAAGATTACTTTGATTTCTTAGCACCCGATGATATTCGCATTAAAGGAACACGAATTGGGATAGAACATATTATCTATCAATATATCCATCGCGCCCAGACACCAGAAGCCATTGCCGAACGATATAGGACGGTAACACTAGAACAGGTTTATGCCACAATTTTATACTATTTACACAACAAAGTTTCCGTAAGCGCCTATATTGCTGACTGGTTGGCGTGGAGTCATCAAATGCGCGAGCAACAGCGTAAAAATCCTCCTCCTTTTATTGAAAAACTCCGAAAGTTTAAAGCTGAAAAAGATGCTGCCTATCAAAACAAGACTAAAACAATAGAGGCTAGTTAA